tggaggcgaccacagctcggattgaagaggcagaggagagaaggtgaattagaagataaaattatggaaaaacagcattgttctcgaaactagaacaagcaatcctaaaattcgtatggaatcacaaaaggccccaaatagccaaagtaattttgaagaagaccaaagcaggaggcatcacaatcccagactttagcctctactacaaagctgtaatcatcaagacagcatggtattggcacaaaaacagacacatagaccaatggaatagaatagaaaccccagaattagacccacaaacgtatggccaactaatctttgacaaagcaggaaagaacatccaatggaaaaaagacagtctctttaacaaatggtgctgggagaactggacagcaacatgcagaagattgaaactagaccactttctcacatcattcacaaaaataaactcaaaattggtaaaggacctgaatgtgagacaggaaaccatcaaaaccctagaggagaaagcaggaaaagacctctctgacctcagccgtagcaatttcttacttgacacatcccaaaggcaagggaattaaaagcaaaaatgaactactgggaccttatgaagataaaaagcttctgcacagcaaaggaaacaaccaacaaaactaaaaggcaaccaatggaatgggaaaagatatttgcaaatgacatatcggacaaagggctagtatctaaaatctataaagagctcaccaaactccacacctgaaaaacaaataacccagtgaagaaatgggcagaaaacatgaacagacacttctctaaagaagacatccggatggccaacaggcacataaaaagatgctcaacgtcgctcctcatcagggaaatacaaatcaaaaccacactcagataccacctcacgccagtcagagtggctaaaacgaacaaatcaggagactacagatgctggggaggatgtggagaaatgggaaccctcttgcactgttggtgggaatgcaaaccggtgcagccgctctggaaaacagtatggaggttcctcaaaaaattaaaaatagatctaccctatgacctaggaatagcactgctaggaatttatccaagggatacaggagtgctgatgcataggggcacttgcaccccaatgtttatagcagcactctcaacaatagccaacttatggaaagagcctaaatgtccatcaactgatgaatggataaagaagttgtggtttatatacgtaatggaatactacttggcaaggagaaagaatgaaatctgaccatttgtagcaacgtggatagaactggagagtgttatgctaagtgaaataagtcatacggagaaagataccatatgttttcactcttatgtggatcctgagaaacgtaacagaagtccatgggggaggaaaaggaaagaaaaaaaaaaggatagagaaggagggagccaaaacacaagagactcttaaaaactgagaacaaactgagggttgatggggggtgggatggaggggaggctgagtgatgggtattgaggagagcacctgttgggatgagcactgggtgttgtatggaaaccaatttgacaataaatttcatatttaaaaaaatagtaaaaaaacaaaaaaaatttttagaaagaatatgaaaaaactagttcaaaaagatatatgcagccctatgtttattgcatcattatttacaatagtcaaattatggaaacaacctaagtgtccatcaatagatgaatggataaagaagatatggtaatatgtatgtagatagatagatagatagatagatagatatagatatagatagatatagatattagtcacgaaaaagaatgaaatcttgccatttgacaacatggatggagctagagagtgtaatgctaagtaaaataagtcagagaaagaaaaataccataatgAGTTCATTCGTATGTGGAATCTTagaaacaaatgagcaattaaaatagacaaaccaaaaaacataaTCTTAActacagagcacaaactgatggttaccagagggcaggtgggtagggggatggatgaaatagttaaaggggattaaagagtacacttatcatgatgagcattgagtaatgttagaattgttgaaccattatattatacacctgaaactaatataacactgtatcttaactatactgaaattaaaaaataaataatcttttcttcaaaataaaaaaaaaagactacatctCCCAGCTTTCCTTGCAGCAAAGTGTGCCAAAGAACCAAGCTCTGGCAAAAGGGATCTAAATCAAAGTATTATTTGTCAGTTTACACGTATCCTTAAGAGACGGTCATTTTATGCCTTTGGGCTTTCCTTCTCCCCTTAccttctttctgtttcctggTATGTGTATGTGGTTGTTGGAGTTGGAGCTTCCATCTTGGATTATGAGGTATCTGCGGGTATGGAGACCACTTTGGTAAAAGAACAGATGGAAGTAGCCTGGGTCCTTGATTGATGCTATGCAAATTTATCTCTAGATTtgtacaggaaaagaaataagcttGCTTAAGCCACTGTGAACTTTGTGGGTTTTGTCATGCATGGAAGGATTAAGTAACTAAGTGAGTCTAAGTAACACCAAACCATTACAGATGCAAGGGTTGGACTGTGGCCAGGATATCAATGTTCAAATTAAAGCTGGATTAGAAAATGTAGCTTGGACCTGCAAGCGAAGATGTGGGGTCCTACTATTAGCACCCTCTAAGTCTAGGTCTTGAGTTAAGATGTTAGAAGTGCAGactgtagaggggcgcctgagtgacatGATCgattaagtgaccaactttggctcaggtcatgatctcgccatccatgggtttgagccccaagccaggctctgtgctcacagctcagagcctggagcctgctttggattctgtcttcctctctctatgtccctcgccactcattctctctctttctcaaagataaatcactattaaaaaaaaagtgcagactATAGAACAGACATCTAGCCGGctacaggtttttaaaatcttactgtgcatatgaatcacctggtGATCCTGTTGGAACAcacattctgattcagtaggtgtgGGGTAGGACCCGAGATTCTGCTTTCTGATAAGCTGCCAAGGGCTAGCACTGCCACTCCAAGGACCACACTTAGGGTAGtaccatttcacacacacacacacacacacacacacacacacaccaccaccaccaccaagtaAATCAGAGTCCAGAGATAAGGCCCTCAGCCTGTCCTGAGCTCTGACCCAGGTGTACATATGGTCTGGAATCTCAGGGAAGGAGTTAGTAAGAGGTAGAGAGAAGGCAACCCTAACACATTCCTTCTCAAAACTGACTGAACGTTGAATCCTGGGGAGCTTCAAAACATGCTAATGTCTACGTCCCACTGAGATCCTGACTCTGGATGTGACCTGGGAATTGGAAGGTTTAAAAGCTTCCCCAATGATCCTAATAGTCCCAATGATGGGACCCACAGCCCAGAGGGCCAACATTCTGGCAGAAGTTCTTGTTTGTGGGTTGAGTCAACAACTCTGAGAAAAGAAGGGTCCCTCCTACCCTCCAAGCTGGGACTGGGGTAAAGTGAGTGAGGCATCTCCCTTGGGCATTAAGGCAAATgttggaggtggggagtggaAACACCCAAAAACTCTGtaatgaagataaatattttaatgcaatatttaaagattttttttaatatttatttttgagagagagggagagagacagagtgtgagctggagaggtgcagagagagagggagacagaatctgaagcaggctctgggctctgagctgtcagcacagagtccgatgtggggctagaacccactaactgggagatcatgacctgagctgaagtctgaccctcaaccaactgagccacccaggcgcccctaatgcaatattttaaataatcaacaTTAACACAAGGAAATCCACACTGAATCAAGTATCAAAACTTTAAGGCAAATAAAGACAGAATCTTTAACAGCACTGTGCAGAGCCATATTGGAGCTTGAGGCAAAAGGCAAACAGAAATCCTGATCTCTAGGCTATACTAACCAACTCCCACCCCCTGGGGCTAAACAATCTAGCTAAGGATCACTCAGAAGGGGTCTGCTCTCCCAGTTTGTGAGCCACTGCCCCCTCCCAACTCCCCTGATCTTGGTTAAAGTTGTGGGCAGGTCAACCTTTTGTCCTCACATGGTTCTGAAATGGGTCATAGTggttctttaaataaattaaccAAGACCAAAGAATAACAGACATTTACTGAGTTCTAAGTGCTTTACGAATACTTACTTATTTAATCTCCAAAGAGATCTTATGACATAAGAGCTATTGTTACCCTACTTACagtagaggaaactgaggcacagaggttcAATTAATTTGTCCCAAATTATACAGCAGGTAAAGAAGTTAAATTGGGAATCAAACACAGGCAGTTTGGCTCCAAAGTCCATGCCCATGAGTACTTCCTTAAATACCATGACCCAGGTCAAAAATGCGCCCCTTACTCTCACTTGTGTCCCACGGTATGCCCAGTCATGGTTCCAATATAGCTCAACGCGGCCATATCATGAATTCACACAGTAACATTAAAAATCGCCCCCAACCCCCTGcaaaacaaccaaaccaaaagtAACCATCAGCAACAGAATGACAACACTTGAATCACCAGAACTTTTGGCTCTTTATTAAATTTCGGGAAAGAAATGAAGGTCACCAAATTAAGTTGGAATTTCCAGGGTACAGAAAACCGTTTCCTCTGCTGGCTGTCGCTGCCTTGGTGTGGGCAGGAGGTCACCAGGGGGCGGCCAAGGCTCCATATGCAGGACAAGGTGGGGGTGGGACATGACAGGGAGCCTCAGAGGAGCGGGAAGGGGGTCATCGGATCGTGTACTTGTCCCACTTCTTTTCAGGGTCGTAGGGTTCCCAGCGGCTCGCGGGGAAGATGTGCTTGTTCTTCTCGTACCAGCTCCGCAGCACCACCTTGCCCGCGTGTGACTCATCCTTTTCCATGGTGGCGTCGCTCAGCAGCCGCACGTCATCGTGCACGTCGAAGTTGAAGAGCGGCCCACTCTTGCCCCGGGCCTTGGTGACGATGAAGTCGTAGAAGGTGTGGTAGTGGGGCAGGATCAGGTCCTCCTTGATGTACATGAGCTGCTCCACGCCCGCCGACCGCAGCTCACGGAAGTCCTTTCGCAGCCCCTGCAGGGCCCTCTTCAGGAATTGCTGCACGGTGCCACCCTTGTGGATGCGCACGGTGCGCCGGTGCCCGGAGCCGTCCCAGTAGCTGAACGTGACCTCCATCTCCTCGCGCTTCACCTTGTCGCGCCTGGCCTCCCACTCCTGCCGCAGCTGCTCCCGCAGCCGGTTCTCCTCCTCCTCGCGGTCGCGGTCAGGCAGGAAGCTCGTGTCCACATCTGGATTCTTCCCCAGGTTCTTCTTCTTGCTCAGCCCCGCCGACGTGGGCTGCTCCCTAGCCGCCACCTCCTCATCCACGTTGCCCTCGTCGCCCTCGTCGAGTGTGAAGGACAGGCTGCAGATCTTTCGCTTCTGCTCCTGCTTACGCTCCTTCTCCCGCAGTGCCTCCAGCTGCAGCCGCCGCGCCTCCAGCTGCTCCCTCTTGGCCAGCTGCATCTCCCGCTCCTTAAGCAGGGCCTCCTGCTTGGCCTTCATGTCGTTCAGGGTCACCAGGCCCACCGTGCTCGACTTCAGCTCGGCCTCCACGGCGTCGTAATGAGCCGAGAATTTCTTGTCCACCTTCGACTTGATGAGGGTCTCCTCGGCGATCCGCTGCTTCAGCACCTCCATCTGCTCCTTCTGCTTTTCCCGCTTCTTGATCAGGTGCATGGCCCGGCCGGCCTCCCGCATCGTGCCCTTGTACTGCGCCATGCTGGCAGCTCGGCACGCCCACTCCCGCTTCCAGTTCCTGTCTGATGCCTGGGAGTTTCCGGGCTAGCTCATGGATTCTGCTGCAATGAAAACACTTGAGTTAGAAAGGGGCCAATAACAATGGCTTGATTAATGTTTCAGAGCGGTGCGTTCTACTAGAATTTTCTGGAATGACGGAAGTGTTCTGTAGCTGTGCTGACCAATGTGTAGCCATGTGAGGCTATTGTGCCCTCGAAATGTGGCTAGTGCCATCAAGacaatgacttttattttaattaatttaaatttaaatagccatatgtgaCTAATAGCTCCCATGTTGGACATTGCAAAGCTGGGTTTTGAGAGCTGTACATGGAGAGGGTTGGTTTACAGAGCAAATTTTCACCCGTCCAGGTACCCTTATCTGTCTGGGTACCCCCGTCAAGCAAGAGTTGGGGAACCAAGAAAGCAGGCCTGCAATGGGCCTGGGACTGGATTTGGGTGTAGTGACCACAGGAAAGCAGAGTCTGAGAGGAAAATGTCCAGGTTGGCCCTGGAGGAGAAGGCACCTGTCCTCGCAATCAGATACACCACTCTTCTTGAGGTAAGTGAGTGAGGGGAGAAGGGTCAGACAAAAGCATCTTTTAGTACTTTCCTAGAGGGTGGTAATGTTAGCTAAGATCCTATTAATATGTTAGAAGTGAGGCAGGACCGTATTAGTTGTTGTCCCTTGAGAATAATTTCTGCAGTGAGTATTTGTTGAGTCCACCTTATGCCCAGTACTAAAGTGTGCAGAAGCAGTGTAGGTATGGCCCTGCTTGCTGTGGAAAACAAGGCATCTAGGGATGCTTCTTGGTGTTTCAGCCAATGTGGAATGAATCCTCCCCCTAATTTTATTGGACTCAACTTGA
The sequence above is a segment of the Prionailurus bengalensis isolate Pbe53 chromosome B2, Fcat_Pben_1.1_paternal_pri, whole genome shotgun sequence genome. Coding sequences within it:
- the FAM50B gene encoding protein FAM50B, whose translation is MAQYKGTMREAGRAMHLIKKREKQKEQMEVLKQRIAEETLIKSKVDKKFSAHYDAVEAELKSSTVGLVTLNDMKAKQEALLKEREMQLAKREQLEARRLQLEALREKERKQEQKRKICSLSFTLDEGDEGNVDEEVAAREQPTSAGLSKKKNLGKNPDVDTSFLPDRDREEEENRLREQLRQEWEARRDKVKREEMEVTFSYWDGSGHRRTVRIHKGGTVQQFLKRALQGLRKDFRELRSAGVEQLMYIKEDLILPHYHTFYDFIVTKARGKSGPLFNFDVHDDVRLLSDATMEKDESHAGKVVLRSWYEKNKHIFPASRWEPYDPEKKWDKYTIR